From a region of the Ficedula albicollis isolate OC2 chromosome 1A, FicAlb1.5, whole genome shotgun sequence genome:
- the LOC107604215 gene encoding vegetative cell wall protein gp1-like isoform X1 encodes MRARAPRQLQKAKMLNALPRRAEPAPSSPGPEVLDLASGMPLTGRLEGAPSPEALPAGPRALVKVGFPLCPPPTGAGVPRPARPAASPTPPASGSAHRPSAPAPGPASPARPAGEDGDRGTRTSLPSLPASSGENCCLNSV; translated from the exons ATGAGAGCGAGGGCGCCGAGACAATTACAAAAGGCAAAGATGTTAAATGCCTTACCGAGGCGAGCGGAGCCGGCTCCGTCCAGCCCAGGGCCGGAGGTTCTAGACCTTGCCTCGGGGATGCCCCTCACCGGGCGCCTTGagggagcccccagccccgaaGCTCTTCCAGCTGGCCCCCGGGCCCTTGTGAAGGTTG GTTTTCCCCTCTGCCCGCCACCCACCGGGGCAGGAGTCCCCCGGCCAGCGAGACCCGCCGCCTCGCCCACCCCGCCAGCCTCAGGGAGCGCTCACcgcccctctgcccctgccccgggacctgccagcccggcccggcccgcggGGGAGGACGGGGACCGGGGGACACGGacttctcttccctccctgcccgcCAGCAGTGGGGAGAACTGTTGCTTAAACTCAGTTTGA
- the LOC107604215 gene encoding vegetative cell wall protein gp1-like isoform X2: MRARAPRQLQKAKMLNALPRRAEPAPSSPGPEVLDLASGMPLTGRLEGAPSPEALPAGPRALVKVGFPLCPPPTGAGVPRPARPAASPTPPASGSAHRPSAPAPGPASPARPAGEDGDRGTRTSLPSLPASSGENCCLNSV, translated from the exons ATGAGAGCGAGGGCGCCGAGACAATTACAAAAGGCAAAGATGTTAAATGCCTTACCGAGGCGAGCGGAGCCGGCTCCGTCCAGCCCAGGGCCGGAGGTTCTAGACCTTGCCTCGGGGATGCCCCTCACCGGGCGCCTTGagggagcccccagccccgaaGCTCTTCCAGCTGGCCCCCGGGCCCTTGTGAAG GTTGGTTTTCCCCTCTGCCCGCCACCCACCGGGGCAGGAGTCCCCCGGCCAGCGAGACCCGCCGCCTCGCCCACCCCGCCAGCCTCAGGGAGCGCTCACcgcccctctgcccctgccccgggacctgccagcccggcccggcccgcggGGGAGGACGGGGACCGGGGGACACGGacttctcttccctccctgcccgcCAGCAGTGGGGAGAACTGTTGCTTAAACTCAGTTTGA